One Bombus fervidus isolate BK054 chromosome 7, iyBomFerv1, whole genome shotgun sequence genomic region harbors:
- the LOC139989441 gene encoding uncharacterized protein isoform X12 — MWCCKRLDASDWPVTTIVRAGAASEETNQRSSSAHNRHSLTKEQTMHWFAQIGGDEASPDSSDVKRRQSLYDEDSLDGDHPSENEGRESTGSAKDVDRAKLVRERQNEERQRKLEELRQQALAAQRFREQREEERRRRIDELKSRDNDRRNQVGERKRAICEAERERREAILRKNQEREARIEAKKKNERSHIVFAFGSSTPRMLEPADTGGSTFWGTRRATSTTNVMMFSAAQPLTRRSSERELDGSKKRATSAGGLDRKPGEDMRMSSSMYEVFNWNSSPDPPLTPAKHKRASLSLPPTTDIFAIDDKSDSDTRRPMIQRAASGEESDGTPGTPSSVYLRVNRRRTDLMPTIPSPRDGPPSSGRSSSAKAFARSPGRTYSMSRLDQLAQPRKRPTELSTLTEQQSQPLSASSMSRSMSHLAASGGKSLKRSDNSRSMGTLPGAVPMPRPTRAERLRRKAREHQNQQQQGIRSGEVTPNSPSRPHSSMSQQSASSVGSSNVNLRPRTAAPRRPRPASIAGTGVSVTERHNLVSEPKSTKDSKPPLPKVHSTPKKSSTPKATEIKKPTEKLVKSAKASPRITPKVTPLQSPGAENAPLIRGSTGEIIKSEVKEDIKLDDKYEEKKDQGTEKTQQEISAAEQGNEEMKKSVVIEQSNSISKQTKDETNLNQENQSTVRSQETPKAAKKEAEAKSENNVEEQVDMSASMIAKIRITTEEEAKAAIAERRRLAREQAEREAELERQRQEEEARLEAERLRAEEEEQRRLEEETLRLANEAREAEEQRLRLAIEEAKRREEEDRRRREEEARQKQEKEEAERKAREEAERQRIEMAERLKREEEERLARRKRVEAIMLRTRGKNQNNTPTKGEGGDGDKLKEDSPNDENKTAPGSKVEDVMTASLISEATQQFISGEQRAHHTENNTTTDIVHNGTHSNGINENKIVLDNNQGNVEGELNGHHTNHGNGINSQSITLDNATVKQNNVTNNLLDLTEFDSLSNSSSGPILQLTSNLANEDTLNSNLNPAAIPFTPMANTYMPTAANANVNPFQDSFMNNKPQDNSQVPDLLS; from the exons CTGGAGCCGCTTCTGAGGAAACTAACCAAAGGTCCAGTTCTGCACACAATCGCCACTCTCTCACGAAGG AACAAACGATGCACTGGTTCGCCCAAATCGGAGGTGACGAAGCCTCTCCCGATTCGTCAG ATGTGAAGCGCCGGCAAAGTCTCTACGACGAGGACTCCCTCGATGGCGATCATCCTAGCGAGAACGAAG GACGGGAGTCGACGGGAAGCGCGAAAGACGTGGACAGGGCGAAGCTCGTCCGTGAGAGACAAAACGAAGAGCGGCAGCGGAAGTTGGAAGAGCTGAGACAGCAGGCTCTCGCCGCGCAACGTTTCCGGGAGCAACGGGAAGAGGAACGTCGAAGGCGCATCGACGAGCTCAAATCGCGTGACAACGACAG ACGAAACCAAGTCGGGGAGAGAAAACGTGCGATATGCGAGgcggaaagagaaagaagagaggcGATCCTCCGAAAGAATCAAGAGAGAGAAGCTCGTATAGaggcgaagaagaagaacgagaGGTCGCACATCGTGTTTGCGTTCGGAAGTTCTACACCGAGGATGTTGGAGCCAGCCGATACCGGTGGCTCCACTTTCTGGGGAACGCGTCGCGCAACTTCTACCACCAATGTAATGATGTTCTCGGCTGCACAGCCGTTGACAAGGAGATCCTCCGAGAGAGAACTCGATGGCAGCAAGAAGCGAGCCACGTCAGCTGGTGGACTTGACCGGAAACCTGGCGAAG ATATGAGAATGTCCTCGTCCATGTACGAGGTGTTCAATTGGAATTCTAGCCCTGATCCTCCCTTAACCCCCGCCAAACATAAGAGAGCCAGCCTCTCTCTGCCTCCTACAACTGACATCTTTGCCATCGATGATAAGTCTGATAGCGACACTAGGCGTCCGATGATTCAGCGGGCTGCCAGTG GTGAAGAAAGCGACGGAACACCGGGAACCCCTAGCTCGGTTTATCTGCGGGTGAACAGGAGGCGTACCGATCTGATGCCAACGATACCATCGCCGCGTGATGGACCGCCATCATCAGGGCGTAGTTCGAGCGCTAAGGCCTTCGCACGTTCGCCAGGTAGGACTTACTCCATGTCCAGGCTGGACCAACTGGCGCAGCCTAGGAAACGTCCGACAGAACTTAGCACACTGACGGAACAGCAAAGCCAGCCTCTGAGCGCTTCTAGCATGAGTCGCAGCATGTCACATTTAGCTGCGTCCGGAGGCAAGAGCCTCAAACGCTCAGATAACTCTCGTAGCATGGGTACATTGCCAGGCGCGGTTCCAATGCCGAGACCAACCAGAGCCGAGAGACTTCGTCGCAAAGCCCGCGAGCATCAGAACCAACAGCAGCAAG GCATCCGCAGCGGGGAGGTGACACCGAACAGCCCATCACGACCGCACAGCTCCATGAGTCAGCAAAGCGCCAGCAGTGTGGGCAGCAGTAACGTCAATCTGCGTCCTCGTACAGCTGCCCCGCGTCGACCGCGACCTGCTTCTATTGCCGGTACCGGTGTTTCGGTCACAGAACGACACA ATCTAGTGAGCGAACCGAAATCGACGAAGGATTCGAAACCGCCACTGCCAAAGGTCCATAGCACTCCAAAGAAATCATCTACACCGAAAGCGACGGAAATCAAGAAGCCAACGGAGAAACTAGTGAAGAGCGCGAAGGCTTCACCGCGAATAACCCCGAAAGTGACACCGCTGCAAAGCCCTGGAGCCGAGAATGCTCCGCTGATTCGTGGCAGTACCGGAGAGATAATAAAAAGCGAAGTGAAAGAGGATATAAAATTGGACGATAAGTACGAGGAGAAGAAAGACCAAGGCACCGAGAAAACAcaa CAGGAAATAAGCGCCGCGGAGCAGGGTaacgaagaaatgaaaaagtcGGTCGTTATCGAACAATCCAATTCTATATCTAAGCAAACGAAGGACGAGACTAATTTGAATCAAGAGAATCAATCGACTGTGCGGTCTCAAGAAACACCCAAAGCTGCGAAGAAGGAAGCCGAGGCGAAATCCGAGAACAACGTGGAGGAACAAGTCGATATGTCAG CATCGATGATAGCAAAGATCCGGATCACTACGGAAGAAGAAGCCAAGGCAGCTATAGCTGAACGTAGAAGATTAGCTAGAGAACAGGCTGAACGAGAAGCCGAGCTTGAACGTCAACGACAG GAGGAAGAAGCCCGTTTAGAGGCCGAGAGATTGCGCGCTGAGGAAGAAGAACAACGTCGTTTAGAGGAAGAAACGCTTCGTTTGGCTAATGAAGCTCGTGAAGCCGAGGAACAGAGACTGAGACTGGCGATTGAGGAAGCGAAACGTCGCGAGGAAGAGGAtaggagaagaagagaagaggaggCTCGTCAGAAACaggagaaagaagaggctgaGCGGAAAGCGAGGGAAGAAGCGGAAAG ACAGCGAATCGAAATGGCAGAACGCCTTAAGagggaagaggaagagagactTGCTAGACGTAAACGTGTCGAGGCGATCATGCTTAGAACTCGGGGCAAGAACCAGAATAATACACCTACGAAA GGTGAAGGTGGTGATGGCGATAAGTTGAAAGAAGACAGTCctaacgatgaaaataaaacggCACCAGGTAGCAAAGTCGAAGATGTTATGACAGCCAGTCTGATATCCGAAGCAACTCAACAATTCATTAGCGGAGAGCAACGAGCTCATCATACAGAAAACAATACTACTACGGACATTGTGCATAATGGCACGCATAGTAATGgcattaatgaaaataaaattgtgttGGATAATAATCAGGGTAATGTGGAAGGAGAACTGAATGGTCATCATACAAATCACGGAAACGGTATCAACAGTCAATCAATTACACTGGATAATGCCACCGT CAAACAAAACAACGTGACCAACAACCTGTTAGACCTAACGGAATTCGACTCTCTCAGTAATAGCAGTAGTGGTCCAATACTCCAACTGACATCCAATCTGGCCAATGAAGACACCCTCAACTCGAACCTAAATCCAGCAGCTATACCTTTCACTCCAATGGCCAACACATACATGCCTACCGCTGCTAATGCCAATGTAAATCCGTTCCAGGATTCTTTTATGAACAACAAGCCACAAGATAATAGTCAAGTACCAG ATCTTTTATCATAA
- the LOC139989441 gene encoding uncharacterized protein isoform X14 translates to MDQTFTVMGYAFRRSAGAASEETNQRSSSAHNRHSLTKEQTMHWFAQIGGDEASPDSSDVKRRQSLYDEDSLDGDHPSENEGRESTGSAKDVDRAKLVRERQNEERQRKLEELRQQALAAQRFREQREEERRRRIDELKSRDNDRRNQVGERKRAICEAERERREAILRKNQEREARIEAKKKNERSHIVFAFGSSTPRMLEPADTGGSTFWGTRRATSTTNVMMFSAAQPLTRRSSERELDGSKKRATSAGGLDRKPGEDMRMSSSMYEVFNWNSSPDPPLTPAKHKRASLSLPPTTDIFAIDDKSDSDTRRPMIQRAASGEESDGTPGTPSSVYLRVNRRRTDLMPTIPSPRDGPPSSGRSSSAKAFARSPGRTYSMSRLDQLAQPRKRPTELSTLTEQQSQPLSASSMSRSMSHLAASGGKSLKRSDNSRSMGTLPGAVPMPRPTRAERLRRKAREHQNQQQQGIRSGEVTPNSPSRPHSSMSQQSASSVGSSNVNLRPRTAAPRRPRPASIAGTGVSVTERHNLVSEPKSTKDSKPPLPKVHSTPKKSSTPKATEIKKPTEKLVKSAKASPRITPKVTPLQSPGAENAPLIRGSTGEIIKSEVKEDIKLDDKYEEKKDQGTEKTQQEISAAEQGNEEMKKSVVIEQSNSISKQTKDETNLNQENQSTVRSQETPKAAKKEAEAKSENNVEEQVDMSASMIAKIRITTEEEAKAAIAERRRLAREQAEREAELERQRQEEEARLEAERLRAEEEEQRRLEEETLRLANEAREAEEQRLRLAIEEAKRREEEDRRRREEEARQKQEKEEAERKAREEAERQRIEMAERLKREEEERLARRKRVEAIMLRTRGKNQNNTPTKGEGGDGDKLKEDSPNDENKTAPGSKVEDVMTASLISEATQQFISGEQRAHHTENNTTTDIVHNGTHSNGINENKIVLDNNQGNVEGELNGHHTNHGNGINSQSITLDNATVKQNNVTNNLLDLTEFDSLSNSSSGPILQLTSNLANEDTLNSNLNPAAIPFTPMANTYMPTAANANVNPFQDSFMNNKPQDNSQVPDLLS, encoded by the exons CTGGAGCCGCTTCTGAGGAAACTAACCAAAGGTCCAGTTCTGCACACAATCGCCACTCTCTCACGAAGG AACAAACGATGCACTGGTTCGCCCAAATCGGAGGTGACGAAGCCTCTCCCGATTCGTCAG ATGTGAAGCGCCGGCAAAGTCTCTACGACGAGGACTCCCTCGATGGCGATCATCCTAGCGAGAACGAAG GACGGGAGTCGACGGGAAGCGCGAAAGACGTGGACAGGGCGAAGCTCGTCCGTGAGAGACAAAACGAAGAGCGGCAGCGGAAGTTGGAAGAGCTGAGACAGCAGGCTCTCGCCGCGCAACGTTTCCGGGAGCAACGGGAAGAGGAACGTCGAAGGCGCATCGACGAGCTCAAATCGCGTGACAACGACAG ACGAAACCAAGTCGGGGAGAGAAAACGTGCGATATGCGAGgcggaaagagaaagaagagaggcGATCCTCCGAAAGAATCAAGAGAGAGAAGCTCGTATAGaggcgaagaagaagaacgagaGGTCGCACATCGTGTTTGCGTTCGGAAGTTCTACACCGAGGATGTTGGAGCCAGCCGATACCGGTGGCTCCACTTTCTGGGGAACGCGTCGCGCAACTTCTACCACCAATGTAATGATGTTCTCGGCTGCACAGCCGTTGACAAGGAGATCCTCCGAGAGAGAACTCGATGGCAGCAAGAAGCGAGCCACGTCAGCTGGTGGACTTGACCGGAAACCTGGCGAAG ATATGAGAATGTCCTCGTCCATGTACGAGGTGTTCAATTGGAATTCTAGCCCTGATCCTCCCTTAACCCCCGCCAAACATAAGAGAGCCAGCCTCTCTCTGCCTCCTACAACTGACATCTTTGCCATCGATGATAAGTCTGATAGCGACACTAGGCGTCCGATGATTCAGCGGGCTGCCAGTG GTGAAGAAAGCGACGGAACACCGGGAACCCCTAGCTCGGTTTATCTGCGGGTGAACAGGAGGCGTACCGATCTGATGCCAACGATACCATCGCCGCGTGATGGACCGCCATCATCAGGGCGTAGTTCGAGCGCTAAGGCCTTCGCACGTTCGCCAGGTAGGACTTACTCCATGTCCAGGCTGGACCAACTGGCGCAGCCTAGGAAACGTCCGACAGAACTTAGCACACTGACGGAACAGCAAAGCCAGCCTCTGAGCGCTTCTAGCATGAGTCGCAGCATGTCACATTTAGCTGCGTCCGGAGGCAAGAGCCTCAAACGCTCAGATAACTCTCGTAGCATGGGTACATTGCCAGGCGCGGTTCCAATGCCGAGACCAACCAGAGCCGAGAGACTTCGTCGCAAAGCCCGCGAGCATCAGAACCAACAGCAGCAAG GCATCCGCAGCGGGGAGGTGACACCGAACAGCCCATCACGACCGCACAGCTCCATGAGTCAGCAAAGCGCCAGCAGTGTGGGCAGCAGTAACGTCAATCTGCGTCCTCGTACAGCTGCCCCGCGTCGACCGCGACCTGCTTCTATTGCCGGTACCGGTGTTTCGGTCACAGAACGACACA ATCTAGTGAGCGAACCGAAATCGACGAAGGATTCGAAACCGCCACTGCCAAAGGTCCATAGCACTCCAAAGAAATCATCTACACCGAAAGCGACGGAAATCAAGAAGCCAACGGAGAAACTAGTGAAGAGCGCGAAGGCTTCACCGCGAATAACCCCGAAAGTGACACCGCTGCAAAGCCCTGGAGCCGAGAATGCTCCGCTGATTCGTGGCAGTACCGGAGAGATAATAAAAAGCGAAGTGAAAGAGGATATAAAATTGGACGATAAGTACGAGGAGAAGAAAGACCAAGGCACCGAGAAAACAcaa CAGGAAATAAGCGCCGCGGAGCAGGGTaacgaagaaatgaaaaagtcGGTCGTTATCGAACAATCCAATTCTATATCTAAGCAAACGAAGGACGAGACTAATTTGAATCAAGAGAATCAATCGACTGTGCGGTCTCAAGAAACACCCAAAGCTGCGAAGAAGGAAGCCGAGGCGAAATCCGAGAACAACGTGGAGGAACAAGTCGATATGTCAG CATCGATGATAGCAAAGATCCGGATCACTACGGAAGAAGAAGCCAAGGCAGCTATAGCTGAACGTAGAAGATTAGCTAGAGAACAGGCTGAACGAGAAGCCGAGCTTGAACGTCAACGACAG GAGGAAGAAGCCCGTTTAGAGGCCGAGAGATTGCGCGCTGAGGAAGAAGAACAACGTCGTTTAGAGGAAGAAACGCTTCGTTTGGCTAATGAAGCTCGTGAAGCCGAGGAACAGAGACTGAGACTGGCGATTGAGGAAGCGAAACGTCGCGAGGAAGAGGAtaggagaagaagagaagaggaggCTCGTCAGAAACaggagaaagaagaggctgaGCGGAAAGCGAGGGAAGAAGCGGAAAG ACAGCGAATCGAAATGGCAGAACGCCTTAAGagggaagaggaagagagactTGCTAGACGTAAACGTGTCGAGGCGATCATGCTTAGAACTCGGGGCAAGAACCAGAATAATACACCTACGAAA GGTGAAGGTGGTGATGGCGATAAGTTGAAAGAAGACAGTCctaacgatgaaaataaaacggCACCAGGTAGCAAAGTCGAAGATGTTATGACAGCCAGTCTGATATCCGAAGCAACTCAACAATTCATTAGCGGAGAGCAACGAGCTCATCATACAGAAAACAATACTACTACGGACATTGTGCATAATGGCACGCATAGTAATGgcattaatgaaaataaaattgtgttGGATAATAATCAGGGTAATGTGGAAGGAGAACTGAATGGTCATCATACAAATCACGGAAACGGTATCAACAGTCAATCAATTACACTGGATAATGCCACCGT CAAACAAAACAACGTGACCAACAACCTGTTAGACCTAACGGAATTCGACTCTCTCAGTAATAGCAGTAGTGGTCCAATACTCCAACTGACATCCAATCTGGCCAATGAAGACACCCTCAACTCGAACCTAAATCCAGCAGCTATACCTTTCACTCCAATGGCCAACACATACATGCCTACCGCTGCTAATGCCAATGTAAATCCGTTCCAGGATTCTTTTATGAACAACAAGCCACAAGATAATAGTCAAGTACCAG ATCTTTTATCATAA
- the LOC139989441 gene encoding uncharacterized protein isoform X15 translates to MVVAMLADYGQSDLAGAASEETNQRSSSAHNRHSLTKEQTMHWFAQIGGDEASPDSSDVKRRQSLYDEDSLDGDHPSENEGRESTGSAKDVDRAKLVRERQNEERQRKLEELRQQALAAQRFREQREEERRRRIDELKSRDNDRRNQVGERKRAICEAERERREAILRKNQEREARIEAKKKNERSHIVFAFGSSTPRMLEPADTGGSTFWGTRRATSTTNVMMFSAAQPLTRRSSERELDGSKKRATSAGGLDRKPGEDMRMSSSMYEVFNWNSSPDPPLTPAKHKRASLSLPPTTDIFAIDDKSDSDTRRPMIQRAASGEESDGTPGTPSSVYLRVNRRRTDLMPTIPSPRDGPPSSGRSSSAKAFARSPGRTYSMSRLDQLAQPRKRPTELSTLTEQQSQPLSASSMSRSMSHLAASGGKSLKRSDNSRSMGTLPGAVPMPRPTRAERLRRKAREHQNQQQQGIRSGEVTPNSPSRPHSSMSQQSASSVGSSNVNLRPRTAAPRRPRPASIAGTGVSVTERHNLVSEPKSTKDSKPPLPKVHSTPKKSSTPKATEIKKPTEKLVKSAKASPRITPKVTPLQSPGAENAPLIRGSTGEIIKSEVKEDIKLDDKYEEKKDQGTEKTQQEISAAEQGNEEMKKSVVIEQSNSISKQTKDETNLNQENQSTVRSQETPKAAKKEAEAKSENNVEEQVDMSASMIAKIRITTEEEAKAAIAERRRLAREQAEREAELERQRQEEEARLEAERLRAEEEEQRRLEEETLRLANEAREAEEQRLRLAIEEAKRREEEDRRRREEEARQKQEKEEAERKAREEAERQRIEMAERLKREEEERLARRKRVEAIMLRTRGKNQNNTPTKGEGGDGDKLKEDSPNDENKTAPGSKVEDVMTASLISEATQQFISGEQRAHHTENNTTTDIVHNGTHSNGINENKIVLDNNQGNVEGELNGHHTNHGNGINSQSITLDNATVKQNNVTNNLLDLTEFDSLSNSSSGPILQLTSNLANEDTLNSNLNPAAIPFTPMANTYMPTAANANVNPFQDSFMNNKPQDNSQVPDLLS, encoded by the exons CTGGAGCCGCTTCTGAGGAAACTAACCAAAGGTCCAGTTCTGCACACAATCGCCACTCTCTCACGAAGG AACAAACGATGCACTGGTTCGCCCAAATCGGAGGTGACGAAGCCTCTCCCGATTCGTCAG ATGTGAAGCGCCGGCAAAGTCTCTACGACGAGGACTCCCTCGATGGCGATCATCCTAGCGAGAACGAAG GACGGGAGTCGACGGGAAGCGCGAAAGACGTGGACAGGGCGAAGCTCGTCCGTGAGAGACAAAACGAAGAGCGGCAGCGGAAGTTGGAAGAGCTGAGACAGCAGGCTCTCGCCGCGCAACGTTTCCGGGAGCAACGGGAAGAGGAACGTCGAAGGCGCATCGACGAGCTCAAATCGCGTGACAACGACAG ACGAAACCAAGTCGGGGAGAGAAAACGTGCGATATGCGAGgcggaaagagaaagaagagaggcGATCCTCCGAAAGAATCAAGAGAGAGAAGCTCGTATAGaggcgaagaagaagaacgagaGGTCGCACATCGTGTTTGCGTTCGGAAGTTCTACACCGAGGATGTTGGAGCCAGCCGATACCGGTGGCTCCACTTTCTGGGGAACGCGTCGCGCAACTTCTACCACCAATGTAATGATGTTCTCGGCTGCACAGCCGTTGACAAGGAGATCCTCCGAGAGAGAACTCGATGGCAGCAAGAAGCGAGCCACGTCAGCTGGTGGACTTGACCGGAAACCTGGCGAAG ATATGAGAATGTCCTCGTCCATGTACGAGGTGTTCAATTGGAATTCTAGCCCTGATCCTCCCTTAACCCCCGCCAAACATAAGAGAGCCAGCCTCTCTCTGCCTCCTACAACTGACATCTTTGCCATCGATGATAAGTCTGATAGCGACACTAGGCGTCCGATGATTCAGCGGGCTGCCAGTG GTGAAGAAAGCGACGGAACACCGGGAACCCCTAGCTCGGTTTATCTGCGGGTGAACAGGAGGCGTACCGATCTGATGCCAACGATACCATCGCCGCGTGATGGACCGCCATCATCAGGGCGTAGTTCGAGCGCTAAGGCCTTCGCACGTTCGCCAGGTAGGACTTACTCCATGTCCAGGCTGGACCAACTGGCGCAGCCTAGGAAACGTCCGACAGAACTTAGCACACTGACGGAACAGCAAAGCCAGCCTCTGAGCGCTTCTAGCATGAGTCGCAGCATGTCACATTTAGCTGCGTCCGGAGGCAAGAGCCTCAAACGCTCAGATAACTCTCGTAGCATGGGTACATTGCCAGGCGCGGTTCCAATGCCGAGACCAACCAGAGCCGAGAGACTTCGTCGCAAAGCCCGCGAGCATCAGAACCAACAGCAGCAAG GCATCCGCAGCGGGGAGGTGACACCGAACAGCCCATCACGACCGCACAGCTCCATGAGTCAGCAAAGCGCCAGCAGTGTGGGCAGCAGTAACGTCAATCTGCGTCCTCGTACAGCTGCCCCGCGTCGACCGCGACCTGCTTCTATTGCCGGTACCGGTGTTTCGGTCACAGAACGACACA ATCTAGTGAGCGAACCGAAATCGACGAAGGATTCGAAACCGCCACTGCCAAAGGTCCATAGCACTCCAAAGAAATCATCTACACCGAAAGCGACGGAAATCAAGAAGCCAACGGAGAAACTAGTGAAGAGCGCGAAGGCTTCACCGCGAATAACCCCGAAAGTGACACCGCTGCAAAGCCCTGGAGCCGAGAATGCTCCGCTGATTCGTGGCAGTACCGGAGAGATAATAAAAAGCGAAGTGAAAGAGGATATAAAATTGGACGATAAGTACGAGGAGAAGAAAGACCAAGGCACCGAGAAAACAcaa CAGGAAATAAGCGCCGCGGAGCAGGGTaacgaagaaatgaaaaagtcGGTCGTTATCGAACAATCCAATTCTATATCTAAGCAAACGAAGGACGAGACTAATTTGAATCAAGAGAATCAATCGACTGTGCGGTCTCAAGAAACACCCAAAGCTGCGAAGAAGGAAGCCGAGGCGAAATCCGAGAACAACGTGGAGGAACAAGTCGATATGTCAG CATCGATGATAGCAAAGATCCGGATCACTACGGAAGAAGAAGCCAAGGCAGCTATAGCTGAACGTAGAAGATTAGCTAGAGAACAGGCTGAACGAGAAGCCGAGCTTGAACGTCAACGACAG GAGGAAGAAGCCCGTTTAGAGGCCGAGAGATTGCGCGCTGAGGAAGAAGAACAACGTCGTTTAGAGGAAGAAACGCTTCGTTTGGCTAATGAAGCTCGTGAAGCCGAGGAACAGAGACTGAGACTGGCGATTGAGGAAGCGAAACGTCGCGAGGAAGAGGAtaggagaagaagagaagaggaggCTCGTCAGAAACaggagaaagaagaggctgaGCGGAAAGCGAGGGAAGAAGCGGAAAG ACAGCGAATCGAAATGGCAGAACGCCTTAAGagggaagaggaagagagactTGCTAGACGTAAACGTGTCGAGGCGATCATGCTTAGAACTCGGGGCAAGAACCAGAATAATACACCTACGAAA GGTGAAGGTGGTGATGGCGATAAGTTGAAAGAAGACAGTCctaacgatgaaaataaaacggCACCAGGTAGCAAAGTCGAAGATGTTATGACAGCCAGTCTGATATCCGAAGCAACTCAACAATTCATTAGCGGAGAGCAACGAGCTCATCATACAGAAAACAATACTACTACGGACATTGTGCATAATGGCACGCATAGTAATGgcattaatgaaaataaaattgtgttGGATAATAATCAGGGTAATGTGGAAGGAGAACTGAATGGTCATCATACAAATCACGGAAACGGTATCAACAGTCAATCAATTACACTGGATAATGCCACCGT CAAACAAAACAACGTGACCAACAACCTGTTAGACCTAACGGAATTCGACTCTCTCAGTAATAGCAGTAGTGGTCCAATACTCCAACTGACATCCAATCTGGCCAATGAAGACACCCTCAACTCGAACCTAAATCCAGCAGCTATACCTTTCACTCCAATGGCCAACACATACATGCCTACCGCTGCTAATGCCAATGTAAATCCGTTCCAGGATTCTTTTATGAACAACAAGCCACAAGATAATAGTCAAGTACCAG ATCTTTTATCATAA